DNA sequence from the Hippopotamus amphibius kiboko isolate mHipAmp2 chromosome 1, mHipAmp2.hap2, whole genome shotgun sequence genome:
AGCATCAGTATAATTCTTGGCCAGAACTGATGCCTCCAACCTCGGCCAGGCTTTTGGTGCATCTGATCCCTTTACCTCAATGGGATGGAAGCAAGAATGCAAACAGGTAGAGTTAAATCCATATGCAACACTTAGAAAACAGCTTAATGGAGACTCCCCACAGGTGCTGGATCTAGAAGGGAGGCTGTCCTCACCAGTGCGACTGCTGCACAACCAGTGGGCCTCCATTtgacagcaaaaaacaaaactgcccATCTAAGACAAACAATACAAATGGCTATTTGTACAGTGAATGGCCACCACCAGCATATAATCGTCTCCTGTACCAAATTAAGTACTCGGTCAGTGCTTGAAAAAAACTGATGGAACAAAAAATATAGATTATTTCTTAGCTGTAATTTAAGGAAGAAGGACCTGGTCATTGCTGTATGCTAATGAGACACGATGGGTGAAGCTGTCCATGTTTGGAAGTGCTAAATTGCTATACATCAGAGGGGATCCAGAATGGAGTGGAGCGAGGAAgcggagggagagggagattgaGAGGCTGGGAGGGGAAAGGGCTGACTACAAAGACAATGAGAGagagtgacagagacagagatgggcaCAGAGACTTAGAGGCTCATGGATAAAGAGGGCTTTGGAAGAGAGAGTGAGGGTTTGGCAAGGAAATGCAAAGTGCTGTGCAAGGTGAATTCTGCAGTCTTCCCTGTGAAACTGATGtatgtgaaattaatttttcatctGTTATTGTATTCAATGAAAAGGGCCAGACAGAGTTTCACCATATGTGAAGCGGATATTTGGGGGTGGTCTGACTTTAAAGATAGTTTATACGGTGTATGTAAAACTCTCTTTGGGGGTCCTTGGAGGGACTTCAAACCATAGCCTGTGTGGCTGTAGATTGGGAGAGAGGTACCAAACACATTAAAATACCTGGAGCGGAGGAAACACGTGGAGGCTTCCAACATGAACCCGAATTCCAAAGTCACCAGGACAAATCACCCAAATCGCTGCCCTGATTTCTTATGGAATTACCTCCTATGCAAGCAGCTCCATGAGGCCACTCCAGGGACGGGTGGACGGGGAGTGTGAGGAACACAGGAGGCTGGCTGGCCTTCGTCAAGTTCACAGGCCTCCTAACACCTGGTGACTTGGACTCTCCGGGGAAAGAGGATCTGCGTGGGGGCAAAAGTGGAGGCTGTTGGTGGTGACCGCCAATACCTAGGTCACAAATGAGTAACTTAATAAACGATCAGGTCATGGAGGCAGATGCACGTGCCAGGCAGCAGGTAAAACTCCCACTTCCGGTAATAATACTGCGGTATCAGTGAAGTCACTTAACATTGTCACGATGATTAAAGGCAATTAGGGCTTTCTTTCAACAGACCCCTTTTGAGGCTCACGTACTAGCTGTTGACCTTGGACAGGCCACTGAGCAGCTGTAAGCTTCGGTTTCACTTTATAAGAAGTGAGGATAATATTAGTGAGGATAATATTAGGGTCTGCCTCAAAGGGTTACGGTGAGGGTGACATGAGTTAACTCATAGCCCACAATGTTGATGTTGATGTTGACAATGATTCTTATAAGGCCGCTTGATAATCAGGGTACACAATCAGCCCCGACTCACTCTTATAAGATGAAGTTCCCACATTGGTTTTCTGGTCTCTTCTTCACCTCTTTCTTGTACAGTCCTCATAGTCAGTACCAATTCATTCTCCTAAATGGTGGGGCAAGtaggtattttaaaatagtaaagttTACTAGCTTTGCTTCTTGATCCTTAGAGGTGTCATTGATGCATGTTTACActaataatataaatttgtatacaGTGGGTGTATACAACATTAGAGGATTATAATAAGTAGTATGGTGGCTTCTGTGTCATAGTAAGCACGTCTCATTGGAAATAATTAGGATGAAGATGGCCTTTGTACCAGGAACAGACTACCATCTTCCCTGTGTGATCTGACGACATACAGGAAGCTGTGGATGCAGGCGATAGCTAGCAGAGCCTTCAAAATGCTCCACCCCTTACAATGTCCTGTGGCACAGTGACTGCCCTTTAAAAACCCCACTGAACACCTCCACGTGCCTTCTTCTCCAGCTCTGGTTCTGTTCCCACCAGCAAACCCAGAATTTTCCTTTACGCAGTAACCGTCGGCTGTTTCGGAAACACCACCCACCGCCGCCCCTGCCTTCCCCATGGGTCTCTCGTGCCCAGGCTCCCCAGGCTATCTCTGTGCACGGGCCTCAGCACCTGGTCAAAACAGTGGGAGGGTGGAGGACACAACCTCAGTGTTGGCCTCTCGGCTTTTGTGGGTTTCAGCCAGACCTTGAGTGTTATTTTAGTGCAACTTTGGCGTTTAATTTGAGGATGTGTGTGGATCAGAAGGAGGgaccaaaacattatttttttttccctctgccaaATGATCAAATTTGATGTTCTAAAAAACGCACAGCCTGGTCCAGAGCTATGTCCAATTGGGAAGTGGGAAATGCCTGAAAATCCCTCCCCTGCTGGGGACCATCCTTCCTTAACCACTGGCCACCTCGCAGGCCCATTTACTGTGGGCAGCACCTGGGCAGTCTGTGGTCACCACCCACCCAGGAGCCTGTGCCCCGAGGCTCTCCTTCCCGTCTTGAAAGCGCACGCTGCACCTTCGCTGGAAGAACGTTCCACAGGGTTGTTTAATTTCTTACAGCCTTGAAAGCGTGGTAACCAGGAGCTGctgagccatggctgaagggGAAATCACAACCTTCACGGCCCTGACCGAGAAGTTTAATCTGCCTCCAGGGAATTACAAGAAGCCCAAACTCCTCTACTGTAGCAACGGGGGCCACTTCCTGAGGATCCTTCCAGATGGCACAGTGGATGGGACGAGGGACAGGAGTGACCAGCACAGTAAGCACCCACCTCACCCCTCTGGTGTCTTCCTTAGCCAAGGACGGGAGAAGGGAGGATAGCTAAGGGCTGCACCCTCTTCTCCAAGGCTCTATTCAGGCATGACACACTCAGAGGCATGGGGAACGAGGTATAAAGGGTCTAGGTGTGGAAAAGGGGGGAGTTGTGCAGGCTACAGTCTGCCTAAGGGGTCCTATTTCAAGAGTTTAAGAGGATTCTCTGTTGACGTAACACGACTGCTGTGAGATCAGACTGGCCACCAATGTTCCGTTGTTCCAGGTTTCTGTGACTAGCGAGTGCTCTGGTCCCCAAGGCTGGTCAGGGCCCTGCTCGCTGCATGACGGGAAGGGCCACACAGGGCAGGGGCGGTAAGCCCCCTACAAAGACGTGGGCTCAATTTCAAGTTAACTGACTCCCCAGGTTATGCTTCCACCGGGCTTGATTTGTGAAATCCTAGCTCATAGTCAT
Encoded proteins:
- the FGF1 gene encoding fibroblast growth factor 1 isoform X2 — protein: MAEGEITTFTALTEKFNLPPGNYKKPKLLYCSNGGHFLRILPDGTVDGTRDRSDQHTVTQ